One genomic window of Anaerolineae bacterium includes the following:
- a CDS encoding UDP-glucose--hexose-1-phosphate uridylyltransferase, which produces MTSLRLMATGYRRITRFVMPTRMTPTTTTEDKLDVSGISFDPTEHPHRRFNPLTGEWILVSPHRTKRPWLGQVERPPQEERPAYDPGCYLCPGNERAGGARNPRYESTFVFTNDFAALLPDTPDTGETTHPLLRAEAVRGTCRVICFSPRHDLTLPEMGLSEIRTVIDIWAGQTAELGREYRWVQVFENKGAIMGASNPHPHGQVWAGSALPNEPAKENRQQRDYYTRHGTPLLLDYAAAEAEQQQRIVVDNDDWLAVVPYWAIWPYETLLLPRRRHIRRLSELTDSERDALAVILKRLLTRYDNLFEVSFPYSMGWHGAPFDSEDGDHWQLHAHFYPPLLRSATIKKFMVGYEMLAEAQRDLTAEQAAERLRTLPEVHYRAQRI; this is translated from the coding sequence GTGTCTGGCATCAGCTTTGATCCTACCGAACATCCGCATCGCCGTTTCAACCCACTGACAGGAGAATGGATTCTCGTCTCGCCTCACCGCACCAAGCGCCCCTGGCTTGGCCAGGTCGAACGGCCACCTCAGGAGGAACGCCCGGCCTACGATCCGGGGTGTTACCTGTGCCCCGGCAACGAACGGGCTGGCGGCGCGCGTAACCCCCGTTACGAAAGCACGTTCGTCTTCACCAACGACTTCGCCGCCCTGCTCCCCGATACACCCGACACCGGCGAAACCACCCATCCTCTCCTGCGGGCCGAAGCGGTCCGCGGCACCTGCCGTGTGATCTGCTTCTCGCCGCGCCATGACCTGACCCTGCCGGAGATGGGGCTGAGCGAAATCCGCACCGTGATTGACATCTGGGCGGGGCAAACCGCCGAGCTGGGCCGGGAATACCGCTGGGTGCAGGTCTTCGAGAACAAAGGCGCGATCATGGGCGCCTCCAACCCGCACCCGCATGGCCAGGTCTGGGCTGGTAGCGCCTTGCCCAATGAACCCGCCAAGGAAAATCGCCAGCAACGCGACTACTACACCCGCCACGGTACACCGCTGCTGCTGGATTACGCTGCTGCCGAAGCAGAACAACAGCAGCGTATCGTGGTCGACAACGACGACTGGCTGGCCGTGGTGCCCTACTGGGCGATCTGGCCATACGAGACATTGCTACTGCCGCGCCGCCGTCACATCCGCCGCCTGTCAGAATTGACCGACTCCGAGCGCGACGCGCTGGCCGTCATCCTCAAGCGCCTGCTGACGCGCTATGACAACCTGTTCGAGGTCTCCTTCCCCTACTCAATGGGCTGGCATGGCGCACCGTTTGACAGTGAGGATGGCGATCACTGGCAATTGCACGCGCACTTCTACCCACCGCTATTGCGCTCCGCCACCATCAAGAAGTTCATGGTTGGCTACGAGATGCTGGCCGAAGCCCAGCGCGACCTGACGGCTGAACAGGCCGCCGAGCGCTTACGCACCCTGCCGGAAGTGCATTACCGGGCACAGCGGATTTGA